A window of Glycine soja cultivar W05 chromosome 13, ASM419377v2, whole genome shotgun sequence genomic DNA:
GgatattttttctctcaataaaagtaaagaaagaaaaagaaatactaTTTGGAGTTACTATTTAGTAGACTAAAATACATGTTTGATTCTTTAGGTTATAATTCTTGTTTAGTTTGattctttatatttaaaagcTTCGTTTTAATCATTGACGTCAATTGCTAATTCTTAATTAGTTTGgttctttatatttaaaaacttcATTTTAGTCATTGATGTCAATGGCTAAATATGATGTAACAAAAACTTCATACCAGACATGAAATGATGTTCCCGATTATCCTTCATGTTGTTCTAAAAAGATTCAAAATAGTTCTTCATGTTTTGGAGTTATTCAACTTAGTCGTTACTTAAGGGCTAGTTCAAAATCTTTTAATGTCCCAATCTACCACCGTTAACTAAAGGACCAAATTGTCTCTATTTGTAAACCTGAGGAACTAAAATCAAGCTTCTAAGATATAAAGaatcaaactaaacaaaaactaaaacttaaagACCAAATATATCTATTTTAGCATATTTAATATCACTCGGTTTTAAGCTACAAATTTCTGTATATTATCTTATGCCTTGTAACTTGTGAAATCCGGCCCAACTCTGAGTTTTGGTGAAACAATGCAGAAATCACATTACTTCttgaaaattcagaatttaactTTCAGAACATGTCAAAATAAATTTGGATAGCATGAATCTGCATGcatgaaaaagaacaaaaagaataaagaagccTAAGACAAATTCGATAAATTAACAGCTTCAtgaaacaacaacaaccaaatagcAAAATGGAAGTGCATGCTTCCTGAAAAATTGACTTGAATTGAACAGATTTCTCTGCATAGCAAAGCAGAAAGTTGAGATTGTAATGCTCTCTAGACAATCATTTTCATGCTTTAAGGGTGAAACTCTACATGGATATAAACAGAACATATACAGAGGTTTTTACTGCATGCTCAAGCAGAACAACATCCATCTTTCTTAACAGCCGATACGTCATCACGAGACCCAACATTTATCGTCTGTCCTTTTGGTAATGCTGCTGGATCATCACCAATTTCAAGGGCCTTCTTGCTTACAACATGATAGATCTGTGTCAGCACTTCTGTGAAGGCATTTTCAACGTTCATGGACTCGAGGGCAGATGTTTCCATGAAAAACGTTTTCTCCCGTTCCGCAAAAGCTGTAGCTTCTTCAGTAGAAACTGCTCTCAGATGACGCAAATCTGCTTTGTTCCCAACAAGCATAACCACAATGTTGGCATCTGTGTGATCTCTGAGCTCCTTCAACCATCTCTCCATATTTTCAAATGTAACATGGCGGGTAACATCATAGACTAATAAAGCACCAACGGCTCCTCGATAATATGCACTAGTGATTGCTCGGTACCTATAGTCAAGGAAAATCAAATTAAGATACCTTACATGAAAATTTGATCATACACAGCATTCTTATATCTTTATTCGTGTGGAATGTAAAATTAGGTCTAAAGATTCTAGTTGGGATTATGAATCAACGAGACTACTGATTTCATTACAGGATATCCATATTATTCAGGCATCTAAACAACACAAAGCATTGAATGATCAATGTAATTCACTGGAAAAGGAAGATtaatgtttttatgctttttgtgCATTCTTCTTATAAATTTATCCTCCTCAAGTGCTTGTCTACAATTATCAAAATCATTATGATTTTCAAGTTTCGACTTAAATATACTAAATCAGAATCGACAGGAACTGTGCTTTTGGAATAAAGCAACATAGCCAAAAGTATTGAATATCTGAAATAGAAAACTAGCATAAATAAagctataataaaataatcatattaaca
This region includes:
- the LOC114382406 gene encoding ras-related protein RABA1f-like; its protein translation is MGAYRADEDYDYLFKVVLIGDSGVGKSNLLSRFTKNEFSLESKSTIGVEFATRSIRVDEKVLKAQIWDTAGQERYRAITSAYYRGAVGALLVYDVTRHVTFENMERWLKELRDHTDANIVVMLVGNKADLRHLRAVSTEEATAFAEREKTFFMETSALESMNVENAFTEVLTQIYHVVSKKALEIGDDPAALPKGQTINVGSRDDVSAVKKDGCCSA